TTTGCAGGAAAGAAATCAAACAATTTAACAGACTGATGATCATACCTGATGGTACGGGCCTGGTTGAGTGACCAGTCGATCTGGGTGGTGGGGCCTCCGGGCATAGGGCCGGGAGCCTTGCCGGCGGAGTTGGTGTAGTGCAGGACGGCGGCGGTGGATATGATCTTGCTGGTGAAGCGCGTGGAGACAACGATGGAGTAGTCGAAGCCGGGCTGGTTCGCCGTGACGAGTACCGAGTAGGACTGGCCGAGGTGCACGTCCAGGGAGGAGTAGGTGCTCTGCACCGTGTGCgacccctccacctccaccagcTTCATCGTGTGCCCCTGGATCCTGAAGTTCAGGGAGGTCGACAGACCGACGTTGGTGATCCGGAAACGGTATGTCTGACCAGGCTGGACGGTGAAGGTGTAGCCGTTCCAGCCGCGGCCGTTGATGAGCAGGCCATCAGGGAAGCCAAGAGTCTTGCCGCTGTCAAGCATGTACCTCAAATCCTGCACAGAAcaaatgttgttgttgttgttacagaTCACCAAGAGAGAGGTAGCATTTTCAAAAATTGGCGCGCAGCTGAATCTGACAAACTACTCGTCTCATATTACAAAGCATACGAGAAACGAGAGCGAGATGGAGCTTACGGTATGGTTGGCCTTGTACCAGTCGCCGATGAGGGCGGTGTAGTCGGCGGCGGGGGGCGGGAAGGGGACGGGGATCCTGGGGCGGCTGAGGACCCGGATGCCGCCGAAGCCGCCGGCGGCCTTGTGGAAGGCGAGGGAGGGGAAGTAGAAGTAGGTGCCGATCTGGTCCTTGGCCTGCAGGTTGTAGGTGAAGTTGGCGCCGGGCGGGATCGGGCACGTCGTCCCGGCCACCCCGTCCTCGAACGAGTTCCGCCGCTGCTGTATCCCGTTCCTGCATTGCGCACAAACATCGTTGTCGTCAGTCGTAGAGATGCCTTGTGGCGGTTTGGGATTTGCATGATCGATCGATCTGTATCAGTCGCCTAGCTTGTGTATCATCGCCGTAGCAGAAACTATATACGTAGTATATTAGAGATTCAGTGATACTTGTTTTTCTATTACCTGATTGCTCTTCCGAAAGTGGCTTTTGAGCACCAgtgatcaaaaaatcaaaaatagTATTTTCGTGTTATAATGCTCGAAAGACAATATGTTCGTGTTATAAAAAATGGAAATAAAAGTCCAGCCATAATCAAACAATGTTATCTACAAGCATGCAAAATCACAATTAGATTTATTTTTCTAAGGATGAAAAAATGATTTTTTAAATAAAATTTTGATATTTAAAATTACAAATATGAATAATCAGACCAACACATTTATCATTTTTAGGTAgctcaaaataaaaaaaagtactcACTCCGTTCCAAAATAAGCTGCTCCAATTTACTACATACAAacatatctagacatatttttagtgtgtagatacttcTGTATCTAGAAAAAAAGTTGAGCAGTTTTTTTAAGACAAAGGGAGTATTCAAATTGATAGTTTGTATGTCCGTGGAAAACATCATCGGCTACATCCTGATCTTTTCAAACTATTTTAAACTCGTAAATATGATTATCTAATACTACCTCTatccataaatagatgtcttaAATTTATCAAATTTTGGATGTATGTAGAcactatttagtgtatagatacatccaaatttagagacatctatttatggatggagggagtattttaAAACAACGGCTCAAAAATCTCCACTCCTTGCGTAAGAACGGGCCAAGATAAATTCTCTATTGCTTAAGCACTATTGTAGAAATATGCCCCATCAACACCTCGACGCTACTGGTCACTGCTTACGACGAGGAATACACCCGGGCTGCGCCAGCGCTCTCGTAGCCGTGGTCACGAGATGATAACAGACGGAATTCCATAACAAACAATGCCGTCGATGCATTGCACGTTCTGTGATCCGTGCACTTTTTCACGTGCCACGAGTTTGATATGTGTGCTCTCCATGAGCTGGCGTACTGCTTTGTTAGATGGTGTCATGGTGACATTCGAGTGAAACAGTGTACCTTTGAAGTAAAGTAAAATGGATAAAGCTATGTGCACGTACACTGAACTTCTACGCTGCTGCTAAAATAATCCCTAGAGGTTGCTTAAGTATAACTCCTCCTGTAAAGTCCACCAAATTCAACCGATGCTGTTTAGATTTTCTCCAAGTTTTGATTTTCACATTTAGCATTATAAACTTGGAGAAAATCATAACCTAAATTCAAAACCTAGTATGTTCACGTTTAAGCATATCAATGCCCGCAAGACAGTCTGGGGATGGCATCGCAAGGCAATCCTGCACAGCAAGGCAATTGAGCAGTCACCACAAGACGGTCCGATTAGTCTCGTTTCCAACGTGATTGAGAGTCTACCTAAATTGTGTCGGACTGTCCGGCAAACAATATTTTGTCGTCCGCCCCTTCCAGCGGCCACGATCGCCACTTCGTGGAAGAGTCGCCACCAATGATCCGTGTACGTACATAATCATATACATATGTAGCAACATAGTTATACTCCTTCCATTCCTAAATACAAGCCATATAGTTTTTTCGAGAAAATTCTAGAATATAGGCTTTAGTGCGACATACCACTTCTATGAATTTCTTTTTAGGAATTTGATTATATTTTCTTGTCTTATGCAAAGTCCTCTATTTTCTCATGTCAAATATATAGGGGTAATTCCACCCAAACCTAGTGTAATTTTCTCTCAATATGCATTCTtcagttttcgtggaaaaaactATAAGACTTATATTTAGAAACGGAAGGAGTACAATTTAGTTGGACGATACAGTTTTTATACACGGTTACGTATACGCATTTTGCATTATTAATTAGGGGTACCAAGCAATCACAACCGTTCGTGTGCTTAAGTTTGAGGGAGGATGTCGGACTGTAGCAAACACCTATTTTAAATCAGTTGACACGGTTTTTTTTCCTCCAAAATGAGTGAATCTTAGTGAAAAAAAACATTAGCCAAATTTCAAATGAAATGCGCAAAATGAACAGTTTTCTTCGGTAGGTTAGGAGTAATTTGTCGGGATTCATGAGAATTTGTGTGAGGGGTTAAAATTTATTTAAAACGAAATGCAGAACAATGACGAATGTACGCACTAAAACGTTTCGTGTCCAAATACCAGCATCAACTAATTTAGAATGAACAGAGTACGACATAATGGTCCGGGGTGACCAGTAGTACGGAGTACTAGATTTTTTTAAAAAGAAATGGTGTGCAGTgtagtggccccgcattgtggtcGGTTTGCGTCTCTCCGTGCAGTGCAGACTGCAGAGGCACGGGCTGGTGGCGCGGGCCGACAGCTATTCCGCCCGACGCGACATCCTGTTAGATAGCGATGGCGTCCCTGTCAGTCGAACCCGTGTACCGTAGCGGCCATGCACGTACGACGGACGTCGGTGCAACAAATGAAAGGCAGCTGCCAAAGCTCAAGCTGTGcacgctaagggcatctccagcggcgcgaaatGGGTTTGAGTTCTGCTCCAGCGAGATGACGTAAATGATTGGGCCGTCCGTGGAGACGTAAATCTAGTCCAAATATGCGTCAggcttgcgtctccgcggacgctctgcAGTCGTGCCGAGTGTCCGCCCAAAAAGACGTAGGATCGCGCGTCAGTGGCAAGGAGGCTGATATTATTCCCGTCACTGGCCATTCCCCGCGGGAAATATcaaactagaccggcgcgagcagtccagaagcgatgtacatcctcgccgccgcagccagcgccatggatgcggagcaaatcctcgcacccgccgccgccccacactcccccgtagccaagaccatagccacaatggaggctgcagttccggcggaagcaaagcgggccgccaccggcggcggccggaaggcaaagccgaaggcggcaacGAAGGTGCTCTCCCCGGAGGAGAAAATCATCGAGGCCGTGAAGCGTCGCGGCTGgcgcaagaaccagaagatcaagactgccgcagctgccatctaccAGAACATCGCGAAGGAGGTCCTCGATGTCCAAAGGCTGGACGCCGAGGCTAAATTGCGTGCagaagacacaaggatcatgcttgccgacttgagcggcgtcgacgacgacaccagggcatggttcatgaagaggcgcgccgaaatccgcgcgcgagacgcctgatcgccgGCGCCATGCGCGCAACACCCTTTTGGACTTTTTTTTATTTGCTGTTCAGGTCTTATTGTGCCCCTTTTGAACTCCACTTTGCGCCGTACCagctgcaaagtgtgatgaacttgttTCAGCCCTCAATTTGCGGTTGTAATTTCGTGCAAAGTTGACGGTATTTCATCCTTTTTGAATTTTGGCCTGCGCCCAAAACGCGTCCCACTGGAGCCAAcctcagacgcaaacggacgcgtcaCCATTTTCGTGTTGGCCAGGCGATACAAACGAACGCCCGCGGACATTTTGAATATCCATATACGTCGCGCCGCTAAGATGCCATCACATCATTTCTATCGGATGGAGGCTCAGAAGTCAGAACCGACGCTAACAAATGTGGCGGTATCCTGGTACTGCCATTTTTCGCTTGTGCCAGCTTTCAGTAAGAAGGGATCAGTAGTTTTTAATGTAGCCTAGTAATAAAAAGTAAAACGGTTGGGCCCGTGAGGAGGCGTCATAACTTTTGAGCGGAAGCAAGAGGACACGGACGCGCCGAATGTGCAGTCATCGGTACGGCGGTGCGCCCTCGCTCCGCTGGCTCCCACTCCACTCTCCCGGAAGCGCACATGTTGTCACCGACACGAGGCCGATAGTGGACAGCACCCAACCCCGTGTGATCACGAGATGCGGTGTACGTACCTGCCCTTCCCACCCAGGCACACAGCAGTGAACTAAGAACAAACAGGGCCTTCTGTTAGGGCCGGAACCTTTCGGTGAACCGATGAACGGTATGTTGATCAACACGTTACGCTACAACCAAATAAACTACCACGTGTGCACTAGCCACAGGATGGGTGGCGCCATGGAAAAAAGGGTGTTTACATGGAAGAAGCCGAAGAAGGACGACGAAGCCAGGGCGTCTTCGTCCAAGCCGAATAAGCCACACGTGTCGAGCCGTGTCCTTGTGGCCGCGGAGGAGCCGCCAAAACCCGAGAGGGAGCTCTTCTTCGGTGAGGATATCCCGGGCGAGGAAACCCGGGATGACATAGACGACTACCTGGGATACCTCGCTTACATGGCCGAGGGAACTGTGGAACAGCTCCCAGTCCAGCTGGAGAACATCAACGACGTGGGTCGATGAGACTCGCAGTCCTCGTGTCACAACAACCGGAGCCACAACGGCCACATCCCAGCTATACTAGCGCAATAATGCCGACAGACATCTCCGGGGACGAGGCAGTCAGGATGGCCATGGAGGCCTTAGCCCCACCACCCGCAGTCATGCCTGCCATAGCCGCTTCTCCTGCGTCGGTAATCACCATGGACGTGAGGGCGCTCAAATGGCCATCTCCCATGGCCATGTTCATCAACCTGACCCAGTCGACGACAAGGAGTAGTGGGCTAGGGTTTTTACTTCGAGCATCGTCCGATTTCGTTTTTTTATATCTATGTAACTAGTACTTCGAGCATCGATATGTTCTCTTCTCAATGTATTGCCCTTCTTGCATCTATTTAAAATATGTGAAAACTATAATTATTTGCGTCAGGTCGCTGGGGCGACCCCCCGACCCAAACAgacgctgcaggcaacgacaccaATTTCGGCTCCACGCAAACGAACGCAGTCGATTATTTTTGGTAACCAAAATACATTGAGTCATCGAAGATGCCATAAAAGAGTACTACAACAATACAGTACTTCGGAATTAACCAAACACGGCGTCCCTTCATTACGCAAAGATCCCTTCGCCACTAAAAGAGAGACGTACTTTGAGGATTTGCAACTGCACTGTCTCACCGGCAAAGCAAAGATAGGTACTTGAGGATTTGCCATGAATATGACAGGCTAGTAAGCTCACACGACCCAGCTACAAGGCATAATAAGCTGGTCCAATGCGTGGCCCAACACCAGGGCGGGGCCAGATCACAGACAAAACAGGGAATTTAATACGCTATCAAGATCCAAAAATTATATGAGTTGTCAGGAAAGACATGGCTAAACACCCGATATACTCCATCTTTGTAGGCCATGTGGATCACTGATCAGCGTAATAGTGCTAAATTATGCTGCGGTAGGTACACTGGGACGAGCTCACTCGAGCAGCGCACTGCAGCTAGACAAGCATGATCCATCTTCAGCTGGCGCAGCATTCATTTACTTGTCTCGAACAAAAAAATATGCTTACTCGCTTGTTGGAGAAATAGAACAGGGATTGTTAAAAACCTAAACGTTATTACGTACTAGCATTGGTTTCATCATGGTTGATTTTAGAGGACTCACTCGTTAAGGCATTCCCGTACTAGTCTTGTCGTACTAAATACAGATAGCAGAGACGAATTGGCTGCGAAGAGGTGGTACTCGTAAAGAGAAAATGAAGACGAAGACGAAATGGACGGGTTCATGAGCTATAGGATGCGTACCAGGAGAGGAGGAATGGCTCGTTGAGGCTGTTGAAGACATTGACGACGAGGTTGTCGTTGGTGACGGCCTCTATCTGCGGCCCCGGGAACTGGCCATTGATCAGTATCCCCTGCAATGCAAATCCATCCACTCATTCATTCAGCATCTTAGCTACGCTCCAGTCACAATGTGATTCTACAGTAGCTGCAGATTTTACAGTGGGGAGAAACGGAGCAGAACAGAATGCAGGAGACCGACCTGCTGCTTGACGCCGAGCGGGTAGATGAAGCCGTAGGTGACGTTCCAGGTGAAGAACCGGTACGGGTCCTCGCCGGCGACGAGCACGGAGAGGATTTGCTGGCCGAGGAGGAAGGAGAGGAGAGCGACGGCGCCGGCACCTCTCGCCATTAATTCTGCTAGCCGCGCCTAGCTATCTAGAAGCTCTCTTGCAGCGACGGAACTAGATCAGATGGGTATGGAGATGTGACTTGGGAGAGGGATGGGTGCTCTGACGTTGGTGGAGTCGTCACTCGTCAGCAAGATGAGGGCATTTGCTCGAATGGTGAATGATTCTGGTTGAGGAGGCGGAAAGGAGAAGGAAGGGGAGTGACGGAAGTGGGAGTGTAGTGAGGGAGTGTGGGTTTTTGGCTGTGTCTCCGCCCGTGGGGTGTCGGCGGGGCGCCTCCTCCCTTTTCTAGACGGTTGTTGAGGCAGGAATGGAATTGGTAAACGCACATCAAGATAGATCACGTACTGGTACGGTGGTGCCGTAAATTTGGTGGTGTCGGGCTTCATTTCTGTATGGAAGCTTAAATGGATTATTCAGTTTCGAACCACATTGTATTCAGCTCAAGTATGCAACATGTTCTTTTGGTGGTGAGGTGCGCGACATTGCAGTTTCGTTTCTATAAGTGTAGGTGTTCTCTCAAAACTAAAGAACTCGGAACCTAGGGAAACCCTAGCTGCGCGACCAACCCaggaaaagtttttgcaaaaaaaaacccAGTTTGCTTCTTGTGCCACTCTTGCGAGGGCGACAAACCCTAgcccccctcccctcccctccctccatCCATCGTCATCGGAGGACGCTGCCAGCAAAGATCACAAAGCTTATAGTGGCGGCAGGGAGTTTTCTCTCGCACATGCGTACTCGAGCCCAAGAGGGGCTCGAACTTCTCAATGTCGACGGATGTGGAGGCGAGGACCTGATCATTTCCAGAGCAGAGCCGATGTGGCTTAGTTGTAGCCGAAGAGGCCACCAGGGATCCTCTGATCAAGCGGCTTCGGCTCCAGCTCTGGGTCCCGGGGTAGGATCGATCGGCTGACTGGATCGATGGTGGTTGATGTGTCATCCGTGGTGAGTTGAAGATGGACTTTGACGTCGGCGGTCCGTCGGTGGGAACGCACATGCCGAAGGGATTTGTGCTTGCGGTCAGGGTGACTTGCAATTGTTGGGACCAGAGGAGAGGCTCCTGAGTACCTCGTCCCTTCTCCTTCGCGTTCTCTCTCGGTGGCGTCGTGCGTTAGTGTTGAGTCCGACAACTTTTACTTCCACTTTCGTCTAGTTACTGACAATCCTGCGAGAAAAAAAAGGTTCCCCCATTTTGCTTCCTCTGTGTCTCCCAGCAATGCGGTTGTTTCCTGGTGGGATCACCACTTGTTAGGTGCAACCTTCTCTCGGTTTGGTGCTCATTTTCATTGCCCCTCTGTGTTTTGTTTGACCTTCCAAGGTGTGGGGGCATCAAGGTAGTGTTGGTGATTTTGAAACTCATGTTTGGACTACGTGTTTGTGTGGAAAGCCGAGAGGGTTCGAGCGAAAGCCTTGGCGTCTTCGATGAACCTCGTTCCTCTTCCCCAATCGGTTTGATGTATGTGGGTAATAACCTAGACCCTTTGTTGATCATGCAACTATGTCACCCTCGTGTCATTGCCTCCCTGAGGGCGTTTCCGTTGGAGCCCATGACCTGCCTCGCTCTTTTGGTTCTCGCTGCAGGGTCTTTGCTTGTTTGGGGTTGCATATGTGATGTTGGTTTTGGTGGAGATTCCGACATCTTCAGGGGTGTGTTCCGGTGACATTCAAGTTCTTTAACTGACGGGGACGGAGATTTCAAGATTCTATATGAATTTGTCTATTCTTAGCAAGCTTGTAGTACTCGTGTTCTTCATTTTGTTTGCATGTCATTTTCTTTGCTATGTGTTGCTATTGTAAAGCTAGTAAACCCAACATCGTT
This region of Lolium perenne isolate Kyuss_39 chromosome 2, Kyuss_2.0, whole genome shotgun sequence genomic DNA includes:
- the LOC127333353 gene encoding L-ascorbate oxidase homolog: MARGAGAVALLSFLLGQQILSVLVAGEDPYRFFTWNVTYGFIYPLGVKQQGILINGQFPGPQIEAVTNDNLVVNVFNSLNEPFLLSWNGIQQRRNSFEDGVAGTTCPIPPGANFTYNLQAKDQIGTYFYFPSLAFHKAAGGFGGIRVLSRPRIPVPFPPPAADYTALIGDWYKANHTDLRYMLDSGKTLGFPDGLLINGRGWNGYTFTVQPGQTYRFRITNVGLSTSLNFRIQGHTMKLVEVEGSHTVQSTYSSLDVHLGQSYSVLVTANQPGFDYSIVVSTRFTSKIISTAAVLHYTNSAGKAPGPMPGGPTTQIDWSLNQARTIRWNLTASGPRPNPQGSYHYGQVNTTRTIRLANSAATINGKQRYAVNRVSHVNPDTPLKLADYYKIPGVFSVGTISGSPASGGAYLQTSVMGADYRGYVEVVFENSENEVQSWHIDGYAFWVVGMNGGQWSPASRQIYNLRDGVSRYTVQVYPNAWTAIYMPLDNVGMWNVRAENWARQYLGQQFYLRVWTPSTSWRDEFPIPKNALLCGRAAGRRTRPL